TAGTCCTGCCGACCTGCCTCCCACAACGACTGCGCACGAGAAGGCTGAAACCCTTCCCCTGGGTGAGCTGTTGAGCGACCTGACGCGCGACGTTTCCACGTTGATGCGCCAGGAAGTGGAGCTGGCCAAGGCGGAACTCAAGGAGTCCGCCACCAAGGCTGGCAAGGGCGCGGGAATGCTGGGCGGTGCAGCTTACGCCGGCCACATCACCGTGCTGTTCCTGTCCATTGCCCTCTGGTGGGCTTTGGGCCAGCTCATTGGCCTTGGATGGTCCGCCGTTGTCGTGGCGGTCATCTGGGGAATCATCGCTGCCGTGCTGGCCTCCATGGGCCGCAAGGAACTGAAGACCATCAACGGCATGCCGCGTACGGCCGAAACCGTCAAGGAAATACCCCCCGCTTTGAAACCGAACACTGAGGAGACACGATGACGCAGAACCCCGACGCCCTGCGCGCCGATATCGAAGAAACTCGCCGGCGGCTGAGCACCAACGTTGATGCCGTGGCGGACAAGGTCACCCCGTCCCACATCGTCAACCGCCGGGTGGACAGGATGAAGACGGCCGTGTTCGGTGCCCGCGACGACGTCCAGGACCGTGCCGGTGACGTAGCCAACCGCGCCGGGGACGCTGTCTCCGGCGTAGCCAGCAACGTGTCCGGTGCCGTCTCGGATCTGGGCGACGCACCGCAGGTGTTGAAGAGCAAGGCCCAGGGCAGCCCGATCGCCGCGGGGCTCATCGCCTTCGGCGCAGGCCTCCTGGTGTCCGCCCTCTTCCCGCCGTCGGAGAAGGAACGCGAAGCCGCCCACGCCCTCAAGGACGCGGCCCAGCCCCTCACCGACGAGCTGAGCCACGCTGCGCAGGAAGTCGCTGAGCACCTCAAGGAACCCGCCCAGGACGCGATGCAGAACGTCAAGGACTCCGCCACGGAGGCTGCGGCCAACGTCAAGGACGAAGGGCAGGCCGCAGCCGCCGATGTTCAGGACCGCGCCGGCGCAGCCAAGGACAACATCAGCAACCAGTAACCTGCGAGCCCACGTACGTGAGTGACAGCTAACGCCCTTCTGACCGTTCTGAAGGGCGTTAGCTGTCTCTCATTACTGCTTTAAAGCGGTGAGACTGTTTTAAACCGGCGCGTCAGCGCACTTCCAGGATCATTTGAAGCAGGCGTGCGGCGGCCGGGCGGGCGGCATGT
This Paenarthrobacter sp. GOM3 DNA region includes the following protein-coding sequences:
- a CDS encoding DUF3618 domain-containing protein, which translates into the protein MTQNPDALRADIEETRRRLSTNVDAVADKVTPSHIVNRRVDRMKTAVFGARDDVQDRAGDVANRAGDAVSGVASNVSGAVSDLGDAPQVLKSKAQGSPIAAGLIAFGAGLLVSALFPPSEKEREAAHALKDAAQPLTDELSHAAQEVAEHLKEPAQDAMQNVKDSATEAAANVKDEGQAAAADVQDRAGAAKDNISNQ
- a CDS encoding phage holin family protein, which codes for MSSPADLPPTTTAHEKAETLPLGELLSDLTRDVSTLMRQEVELAKAELKESATKAGKGAGMLGGAAYAGHITVLFLSIALWWALGQLIGLGWSAVVVAVIWGIIAAVLASMGRKELKTINGMPRTAETVKEIPPALKPNTEETR